From the genome of Stegostoma tigrinum isolate sSteTig4 chromosome 32, sSteTig4.hap1, whole genome shotgun sequence, one region includes:
- the LOC125466884 gene encoding ubiquitin-associated and SH3 domain-containing protein B-like isoform X2, which yields MASKEELYSKVVPRKNRQNRPGTVKHGSTLEVFLSMGFPKTRALFSHVDDPFLDDPLPREYVLYLRPTGPLANKLFEYWHQSRQMCGKNKAHNIFPHITLCQFFMCEDSKIDGLCEALQNTVSRWKETFPLPLPLELYTSSNFIGLFVEEQSAEIIKKFAADFASEAANKADVQVEPHKKQLHVTLAYHFQPNHLATLEKLARGVDLKLGCDWVAAIYSRDIRFANHETLRVMYPYTPQNDDELELMQGDYIFMSPIEQSSTSEGWIYGTSLATGCSGLLPENYIAKADESDTWVFHGSNSFLTVTAPAGASQCDRAFRRRCQEEQGPGEALSLPMNVICQPMPMVSKNSRTCPQKRDLYVCRHGERMDVVFGKHWLTQCFDAKGNYIRSNLNMPPILPQRSGGYRDYEKDAPITVFGCAQARLVGEALLESKSTIDYVYCSPSLRCVQTAFNILKGLQQENQIKLRVEPGLFEWTKWVSGNTLPAWMSTEELAAANLGTDTTYRPHFPTSKLGISESYETYISRSCQVMRDILAECKVKGNCVLIVAHASSLEACTRQLQGLSARNSKDFVQVVRKIPYLGFCACEELEDAGIWQLVDPPILPLTHGPNHSFSWREILHQD from the exons GCTGTTTTCACATGTCGACGACCCCTTCCTGGATGACCCTCTTCCTCGGGAATATGTTCTTTACCTGCGTCCCACTGGACCATTGGCCAACAAGCTTTTTGAGTACTGGCATCAGTCACGACAAATGTGTGGCAAAAACAAGGCACACAACATCTTCCCCCACATCACCCTCTGCCAGTTCTTCATG TGTGAGGACAGTAAAATAGATGGTCTCTGtgaagctttgcagaacacagtGAGCCGCTGGAAAGAGACCtttcctctcccccttcccctggAGCTGTACACTTCATCAAACTTTATCGGCCTCTTTGTGGAGGAGCAGAGTGCAGAAATCATCAAGAAATTTGCTGCAGATTTTGCATCAGAAGCTGCAAATAAAGCAG ATGTGCAAGTGGAACCCCACAAGAAGCAGCTTCATGTCACGCTTGCCTATCATTTCCAGCCCAATCACCTGGCCACACTGGAGAAATTAGCTCGTGGCGTAGACCTGAAGTTGGGCTGTGATTGGGTAGCTGCCATTTATTCTCGCGATATTCGATTTGCTAACCATGAG ACTCTGCGGGTGATGTACCCATACACACCTCAGAATGATGATGAGTTGGAATTGATGCAGGGTGATTACATATTCATGTCCCCAATTGAACAGAGCAGCACCAGCGAGGGCTGGATCTATGGCACCTCCCTGGCAACAGGCTGCTCAGGGCTACTTCCAGAGAACTACATAGCCAAAGCGGATGAATCCGATACATGGGTCTTCCATGG CTCTAATTCATTTTTAACTGTGACTGCCCCTGCTGGTGCCAGCCAATGCGACAGAGCTTTTCGGAGGAGATGCCAGGAGGAGCAGGGACCGGGCGAGGCTCTCTCATTGCCAATGAATGTTATCTGTCAACCAATGCCA ATGGTGTCCAAAAACTCCCGGACCTGTCCACAGAAGCGGGATTTGTATGTCTGCCGGCATGGGGAGAGGATGGATGTGGTTTTTGGAAAACACTGGCTGACTCAGTGCTTCGATGCAAAAG GTAATTACATACGGTCTAATTTGAACATGCCACCAATTCTACCTCAGAGAAGTGGCGGCTACCGGGACTATGAGAAAGATGCTCCCATCACTGTGTTCGGCTGTGCACAAGCTAGGCTTGTCG GCGAGGCTTTACTGGAGAGTAAATCAACCATTGATTATGTCTACTGCTCACCTTCACTACGCTGTGTGCAGACAGCGTTCAACATACTGAAAG GACTTCAGCAGGAAAACCAGATAAAACTTCGGGTGGAACCTGGACTGTTCGAGTGGACTAAGTGGGTCTCTGGAAATACTTTGCCAGCGTGGATGTCAACAGAGGAGCTTGCAGCAGCAAATCTGGGAACTGATACAACCTACAG GCCACATTTTCCCACAAGCAAACTGGGGATTTCAGAATCATACGAGACTTACATTAGCAGGAGTTGCCAGGTGATGAGGGATATCCTGGCAGAATGTAAAGTCAAAG GTAACTGTGTCCTGATTGTAGCTCATGCTTCCTCCCTTGAGGCTTGCACTCGGCAGCTCCAGGGTCTTTCTGCACGCAATTCCAAGGACTTTGTTCAAGTCGTTCGAAAG ATCCCGTATTTGGGTTTCTGCGCCTGTGAAGAGTTAGAAGATGCGGGTATATGGCAACTGGTAGATCCTCCCATACTACCACTCACACACGGTCCCAATCACAGTTTTAGCTGGAGGGAAATTTTACACCAGGACTGA
- the LOC125466884 gene encoding ubiquitin-associated and SH3 domain-containing protein B-like isoform X1: MASKEELYSKVVPRKNRQNRPGTVKHGSTLEVFLSMGFPKTRALKALASTGGKSVQAACDWLFSHVDDPFLDDPLPREYVLYLRPTGPLANKLFEYWHQSRQMCGKNKAHNIFPHITLCQFFMCEDSKIDGLCEALQNTVSRWKETFPLPLPLELYTSSNFIGLFVEEQSAEIIKKFAADFASEAANKADVQVEPHKKQLHVTLAYHFQPNHLATLEKLARGVDLKLGCDWVAAIYSRDIRFANHETLRVMYPYTPQNDDELELMQGDYIFMSPIEQSSTSEGWIYGTSLATGCSGLLPENYIAKADESDTWVFHGSNSFLTVTAPAGASQCDRAFRRRCQEEQGPGEALSLPMNVICQPMPMVSKNSRTCPQKRDLYVCRHGERMDVVFGKHWLTQCFDAKGNYIRSNLNMPPILPQRSGGYRDYEKDAPITVFGCAQARLVGEALLESKSTIDYVYCSPSLRCVQTAFNILKGLQQENQIKLRVEPGLFEWTKWVSGNTLPAWMSTEELAAANLGTDTTYRPHFPTSKLGISESYETYISRSCQVMRDILAECKVKGNCVLIVAHASSLEACTRQLQGLSARNSKDFVQVVRKIPYLGFCACEELEDAGIWQLVDPPILPLTHGPNHSFSWREILHQD; this comes from the exons GCTGTTTTCACATGTCGACGACCCCTTCCTGGATGACCCTCTTCCTCGGGAATATGTTCTTTACCTGCGTCCCACTGGACCATTGGCCAACAAGCTTTTTGAGTACTGGCATCAGTCACGACAAATGTGTGGCAAAAACAAGGCACACAACATCTTCCCCCACATCACCCTCTGCCAGTTCTTCATG TGTGAGGACAGTAAAATAGATGGTCTCTGtgaagctttgcagaacacagtGAGCCGCTGGAAAGAGACCtttcctctcccccttcccctggAGCTGTACACTTCATCAAACTTTATCGGCCTCTTTGTGGAGGAGCAGAGTGCAGAAATCATCAAGAAATTTGCTGCAGATTTTGCATCAGAAGCTGCAAATAAAGCAG ATGTGCAAGTGGAACCCCACAAGAAGCAGCTTCATGTCACGCTTGCCTATCATTTCCAGCCCAATCACCTGGCCACACTGGAGAAATTAGCTCGTGGCGTAGACCTGAAGTTGGGCTGTGATTGGGTAGCTGCCATTTATTCTCGCGATATTCGATTTGCTAACCATGAG ACTCTGCGGGTGATGTACCCATACACACCTCAGAATGATGATGAGTTGGAATTGATGCAGGGTGATTACATATTCATGTCCCCAATTGAACAGAGCAGCACCAGCGAGGGCTGGATCTATGGCACCTCCCTGGCAACAGGCTGCTCAGGGCTACTTCCAGAGAACTACATAGCCAAAGCGGATGAATCCGATACATGGGTCTTCCATGG CTCTAATTCATTTTTAACTGTGACTGCCCCTGCTGGTGCCAGCCAATGCGACAGAGCTTTTCGGAGGAGATGCCAGGAGGAGCAGGGACCGGGCGAGGCTCTCTCATTGCCAATGAATGTTATCTGTCAACCAATGCCA ATGGTGTCCAAAAACTCCCGGACCTGTCCACAGAAGCGGGATTTGTATGTCTGCCGGCATGGGGAGAGGATGGATGTGGTTTTTGGAAAACACTGGCTGACTCAGTGCTTCGATGCAAAAG GTAATTACATACGGTCTAATTTGAACATGCCACCAATTCTACCTCAGAGAAGTGGCGGCTACCGGGACTATGAGAAAGATGCTCCCATCACTGTGTTCGGCTGTGCACAAGCTAGGCTTGTCG GCGAGGCTTTACTGGAGAGTAAATCAACCATTGATTATGTCTACTGCTCACCTTCACTACGCTGTGTGCAGACAGCGTTCAACATACTGAAAG GACTTCAGCAGGAAAACCAGATAAAACTTCGGGTGGAACCTGGACTGTTCGAGTGGACTAAGTGGGTCTCTGGAAATACTTTGCCAGCGTGGATGTCAACAGAGGAGCTTGCAGCAGCAAATCTGGGAACTGATACAACCTACAG GCCACATTTTCCCACAAGCAAACTGGGGATTTCAGAATCATACGAGACTTACATTAGCAGGAGTTGCCAGGTGATGAGGGATATCCTGGCAGAATGTAAAGTCAAAG GTAACTGTGTCCTGATTGTAGCTCATGCTTCCTCCCTTGAGGCTTGCACTCGGCAGCTCCAGGGTCTTTCTGCACGCAATTCCAAGGACTTTGTTCAAGTCGTTCGAAAG ATCCCGTATTTGGGTTTCTGCGCCTGTGAAGAGTTAGAAGATGCGGGTATATGGCAACTGGTAGATCCTCCCATACTACCACTCACACACGGTCCCAATCACAGTTTTAGCTGGAGGGAAATTTTACACCAGGACTGA